A window of the Desulforapulum autotrophicum HRM2 genome harbors these coding sequences:
- a CDS encoding galactose-1-phosphate uridylyltransferase: MIRFERSELIACFKDASGNEVKRVQEIRTDPVTLKQCRIVPFRALEKERGTQRLFSPPQEDLDTKKCPFCPGNLEAMTPQLLSGISETPRLCHNRSILFPNLFPYTEWSAVSIFDNNHHVEIGSAPWEVYQDSFINCADYLSRVAKVDPSSIYMSITQNHLPGAGGSLVHPHLQVHASKGMSNHHRLINQRTLAHGRCMFSDLLAAEKKTGQRYIGSTGSWEWIAAFAPSGFYEIWGISTASSSLLMPDSAQVWQDLAKGVVNVQKYYKSLNRNAYNLALISTEDKENNPHLKVSLTARSSYAPWVRSDFTGFEIATGEMATFILPEDVAAMAAEYWQEGAESTL; the protein is encoded by the coding sequence ATGATTCGTTTTGAGCGATCAGAACTTATTGCATGCTTTAAAGACGCTTCAGGGAATGAGGTCAAAAGGGTCCAGGAGATCCGGACGGATCCTGTTACCCTGAAACAATGCAGGATTGTACCCTTTCGGGCCCTTGAGAAAGAAAGGGGCACGCAAAGGCTTTTTTCCCCGCCCCAGGAGGATCTGGACACAAAAAAATGCCCGTTCTGTCCGGGCAACCTTGAAGCCATGACCCCCCAGCTTCTGTCGGGGATCAGTGAGACCCCAAGGCTGTGCCATAATCGTTCGATTCTTTTTCCCAATCTTTTTCCATACACGGAATGGTCGGCTGTTTCGATCTTTGACAATAATCACCATGTTGAGATCGGCAGTGCACCATGGGAGGTCTACCAGGACAGCTTTATCAATTGTGCCGATTATTTGTCCAGGGTTGCGAAGGTGGATCCTTCGTCAATCTACATGTCCATCACCCAGAACCACCTGCCCGGGGCCGGGGGGTCCCTTGTCCATCCCCACCTCCAGGTGCATGCATCCAAAGGGATGTCAAATCATCACAGGTTGATCAACCAAAGGACTCTTGCCCATGGTCGTTGTATGTTCTCAGACCTGCTGGCGGCAGAAAAAAAGACGGGCCAGAGATATATTGGCAGCACAGGGTCATGGGAATGGATCGCTGCGTTTGCCCCGTCAGGTTTTTATGAAATATGGGGAATATCAACCGCCAGTTCGTCGCTTTTGATGCCCGACAGCGCCCAGGTCTGGCAGGACCTTGCCAAAGGGGTGGTGAATGTTCAGAAATACTATAAAAGCCTTAACCGCAATGCCTATAACCTTGCGCTGATATCCACCGAAGACAAAGAAAATAACCCCCACCTGAAGGTTTCCCTCACGGCAAGGTCGAGTTACGCGCCATGGGTCAGAAGTGATTTCACCGGTTTTGAAATCGCAACAGGGGAGATGGCCACCTTTA
- a CDS encoding DMT family transporter: MLRLIFIGLLSGLFFSATFVLNRAMSLEGGHWVWSASLRYFFMILILTTLISLFKGTATTRSLFRLFLDNWKFWTLAGTIGCGGFYALLCFGADHSPGWVIAATWQLTIIATLIVLACFGRSFPRKVWFFSGIVFLGVLIINLNYAESSSFKVLFMGGLPVLVAAFCYPIGNQLVWEVKTGNAYLPKIDHPLLDNPFSKVLLLSLGSVPFWFILIALVAPQAPSLGQIVNTALVAVFSGVIATSLFLMARHWANKSSELAAVDATQSSEVVFAMAGEIVILNAPLPDMVSLVGIFLVFLGLMLFIGFQEQ; the protein is encoded by the coding sequence ATGCTTCGTTTAATTTTCATTGGTCTTTTATCCGGCCTGTTTTTCAGCGCCACCTTTGTTCTCAACCGGGCCATGAGCCTGGAAGGCGGACACTGGGTCTGGTCCGCGTCTCTTCGATATTTTTTCATGATTCTGATCCTGACAACCTTGATTTCCCTGTTTAAAGGCACCGCCACAACAAGGAGCCTTTTTCGGCTTTTCCTTGACAACTGGAAGTTCTGGACCCTGGCTGGGACCATCGGATGTGGCGGATTTTATGCGTTACTCTGCTTTGGAGCCGATCACTCTCCCGGATGGGTGATCGCTGCCACCTGGCAACTGACCATCATCGCAACCCTGATTGTACTTGCCTGTTTTGGAAGATCGTTTCCCCGAAAGGTGTGGTTTTTCTCCGGCATTGTATTTCTGGGCGTATTGATCATTAATCTGAACTATGCAGAATCCTCATCTTTTAAGGTGCTGTTCATGGGCGGTCTTCCGGTGCTTGTTGCGGCGTTTTGTTATCCCATTGGAAATCAGCTGGTATGGGAGGTCAAAACGGGCAACGCCTATCTTCCAAAAATAGACCACCCGCTTCTGGACAACCCCTTTAGCAAAGTACTACTTTTATCGCTGGGGTCTGTGCCGTTCTGGTTTATTCTTATCGCCCTTGTCGCACCACAGGCGCCCTCCCTGGGACAGATTGTCAACACGGCGTTGGTGGCCGTTTTTTCCGGAGTCATTGCCACATCCCTTTTTCTCATGGCCCGGCATTGGGCAAATAAGTCAAGTGAGCTTGCAGCTGTTGATGCAACCCAGTCGAGTGAGGTGGTCTTTGCCATGGCAGGGGAGATCGTCATCCTGAACGCCCCCCTGCCTGACATGGTTTCCCTTGTCGGCATCTTTCTTGTGTTTCTTGGATTGATGCTTTTTATCGGTTTTCAGGAGCAGTAG